A section of the Streptomyces sp. NBC_01591 genome encodes:
- a CDS encoding ABC transporter permease: protein MSATQVSAASVAPKKGGGRRKLTLPVILLIIAGGLALVSLVRLISGANDVTSVGQVAGALELAVPIGLAGLGGLWAERAGVVNIGLEGMMILGTWFGAWAGFQWGPWVGVLFGIVGGALGGLLHAIITVTFGVNHIVSGVAINILAVGVTRYLSNFAFDGVEGGSSKQSPRIEAIDRITIPGLSDWLLDLQEKHWFFVSDVAGVVGGLVTNLSWLTVVALLLVPGTWWVLWRTSFGLRLRSCGESPVAAESLGVNVYKYKYIAVVVSGGLAGLAGAFLAIVSTGIYQESQTGGRGYIGLAAMIFGNWMPGGMALGAGLFGFTDSLKLRGGAENVHAMLLLLAILLVVVLLWQLYRKKYVAAVVSAAVSALLFTWYALTDQVPSQFVDAAPYVTTLLVLSLSAQRLRMPKADGLVYRKGQGK from the coding sequence GTGAGCGCAACCCAGGTTTCCGCCGCGAGCGTCGCCCCCAAGAAGGGCGGCGGCCGCCGCAAGCTCACCCTGCCCGTCATCCTGCTGATCATCGCGGGCGGGCTCGCGCTGGTCTCGCTCGTCCGCCTGATCAGCGGTGCCAACGACGTGACCTCCGTGGGGCAGGTCGCGGGCGCCCTCGAACTGGCGGTCCCGATCGGCCTCGCCGGACTCGGCGGTCTGTGGGCCGAGCGTGCGGGCGTCGTCAACATCGGTCTCGAAGGCATGATGATCCTGGGCACCTGGTTCGGTGCCTGGGCCGGGTTCCAGTGGGGCCCGTGGGTGGGTGTCCTGTTCGGCATCGTCGGCGGCGCCCTCGGTGGCCTGCTGCACGCGATCATCACCGTCACCTTCGGGGTGAACCACATCGTCTCCGGTGTGGCCATCAACATCCTCGCGGTAGGAGTGACCCGCTACCTCTCCAACTTCGCCTTCGACGGTGTGGAGGGGGGCTCGTCCAAGCAGTCCCCGCGGATCGAGGCGATCGACCGGATCACCATTCCGGGGCTGTCGGACTGGCTTCTCGATCTGCAGGAGAAGCACTGGTTCTTCGTCTCCGACGTCGCCGGGGTCGTCGGTGGCCTGGTCACCAACCTGTCCTGGCTGACCGTCGTCGCGCTGCTGCTGGTCCCCGGCACCTGGTGGGTGCTGTGGCGCACCTCGTTCGGCCTGCGGCTGCGCTCCTGCGGCGAGAGCCCGGTCGCCGCCGAGTCGCTCGGCGTCAACGTCTACAAGTACAAGTACATCGCCGTCGTGGTCTCCGGCGGTCTGGCCGGACTCGCCGGCGCCTTCCTGGCGATCGTCTCCACCGGCATCTACCAGGAGAGCCAGACCGGTGGCCGCGGTTACATCGGTCTCGCCGCGATGATCTTCGGCAACTGGATGCCCGGTGGGATGGCACTCGGTGCGGGCCTGTTCGGCTTCACCGACAGCCTCAAGCTGCGCGGCGGTGCCGAGAACGTGCACGCGATGCTTCTGCTGCTCGCGATTCTGCTGGTGGTCGTACTGCTCTGGCAGCTGTACCGGAAGAAGTACGTGGCCGCGGTGGTCTCGGCAGCGGTCTCCGCGCTGCTCTTCACCTGGTACGCGCTGACGGACCAGGTGCCGAGCCAGTTCGTCGACGCCGCTCCGTACGTCACGACGCTGCTGGTCCTCTCGCTCTCGGCGCAACGCCTGCGCATGCCGAAGGCGGACGGTCTCGTCTACCGCAAGGGCCAGGGCAAGTGA
- a CDS encoding cytidine deaminase, whose product MTAAAEVDWAALRSAARSVMTRAYVPYSHYPVGAAALVDDGRTVSGCNVENASYGIGLCAECGLVSQLHATGGGRLTHFTCVDGAGEILVPCGRCRQLLYEFGGPELVLETPDGLRTLDEMLPQAFGPDHLK is encoded by the coding sequence GTGACGGCCGCCGCGGAGGTCGACTGGGCGGCGCTGCGGAGCGCCGCACGGTCCGTGATGACCCGCGCGTACGTCCCGTACTCGCACTACCCGGTCGGCGCCGCGGCGCTCGTCGACGACGGCCGTACGGTCTCCGGCTGCAACGTCGAGAACGCCTCGTACGGCATCGGGCTGTGCGCCGAGTGCGGCCTGGTCTCCCAGCTTCACGCCACCGGGGGCGGCCGGCTCACCCACTTCACCTGCGTGGACGGGGCCGGCGAGATCCTGGTGCCGTGCGGCAGGTGCAGGCAGTTGCTGTACGAGTTCGGCGGCCCCGAGCTGGTCCTGGAGACGCCCGACGGGCTGCGCACACTCGACGAGATGCTGCCGCAGGCGTTCGGCCCGGACCATCTGAAGTAG